The window CAGCGGGCCGGCGAGGGACTCGTCGGATTCCCCCGGTTCCCCGCCGGGTGGCGGAAAGGGGGGACGAGGGGGGTGGGGGGTGGGCACGGAGCGGATTCCTTTGGTGCGTGGTGCGTAGGTGCGAGCCTCTGGGTGCGCGCGGGGAACGGGAATTCACCGGCGCTCGGCCGGTCCGGTTCCGCAACTGCCGAAAGAACCCTGGACTATGCCCCCCCGCACGGGCGCTGCAACCCTTGCACAACTTCCACACGGGCAACAAGGCGCCCGTAGGACATCGGCCTTGTTGAAAGAAAGTCAGAAATACTCGGTTCGGGCCTGTTCGGGCGAGACGGCTTTCGTATTCCCGTGCGCCCCGTGTGAAGTGTGCGCACGCGCCGGTGGGACGCGCACGCTCCCGGGGCCCCGGGAGCGGTAGTGGACTGGGACCGGCCCTCTCGGAAGGCCCCGCGCGGGACGGCGGCTCTCCCGCGCGCGACCGGCCGCCGGCCCTGTTCCTCCCGCCCTCGGCCGGCGGCCCCGGCGGCTTCCCCCGCCGACCGTGGACGGGCTCACCCGGGGGCGGGTCCGGCCGGCCGGACCCGCCCCCGCGGCCACGGCCCAGATCAGCCGGGTCCGGCCCGGTGAGTGGGGGGCAAGTCCGCGGGTTCGGTCAGCGACGCGGTCAGATCGGCCGGGTTCCGCCCTAGCGACGCGATGCACACCTGCCGGCTCGACCCCGCCGACGCCGATGTCAGGATCTGCCGTCCCCGGCCCCCGCGAGGAAGGATCCGGTTCGGCTGAGCGGGCGGGGTCGGATCGGCCGGGTCAGCGGCCCACATCTGCCGGCTTCGCCCCCCTCCGGCGCCGATCAAAAGTCCGCCGGATCGGTCCTCTTGAGTACGGTTCGAGGCGGTCGGGTGCGGCCCCGACGGCGTCGTTCAGATCTGCCAGGAACGCAGTCGGTCCGCCGCCCCGTACACGTCGGTCTTGCCGGAGATCAGGTCGCGGGCCAGGTCGACGAGGGCGCCGTAGGGCGGATCGATGCCGGCACCGCTGACGAACATGTACGCCGCCGCCGTCGAGCAGGCGAAGCGGGCGTTGGCCGCGGGCAGCGGCTTGAGTACGGCGAGGGTGTGCAGCAGGGCGGCGGCACGCCAGGCGGCGTCGGAGTCGACGCCGAGCCGCGGCGGGTCCACACGGTGCCGGGCCACGGCGGCGACCAGCGCGGAGAAGTCGTCCACGGCGGGCTGGTCGGGCAGGACCTCTTCGTGCCGCTGGAGCAGCCAGGGGACGTCGATGTGGAGGACGGAGGGCATAACTCAGGCGGCCTCGCCCTTGGCGGGGGGCTCGTCGTCGGGAAACGCGGCGGCGAACTCCTCCGCGTGGGCGGCGAAGAAGCGCCGGAAGGTCTCGGCGCCCTCCTGCAGGGCGCGGTGCCGGGCGATGTCGGCGGCGGCCGCCTCGCGCACGAGGGCCTTCATCGACGTACCGCGCTCCTTGGCGATCTGCCGCAGGTCCTCTAGTTCCCGTTCGCTGAACTCCACGTTGAGAGCTGGCATGCCCCTCACGGTACCGCCCGGGTACTCACGCGTAAATATCCACAGGTCGGACCGGTTGCCGCGCGGTACCCGCGGCGCTGCAGGGCTGTGTCCGTTTTCCGCCGGTCACCGGGCCCCGGGCGCAGCAGACTCGACAGCACGCGAAGGCCGCACGCACAGGCGGCACGGAGGTATCCGAGGGAGCACCGATGCATACGCGCACCGTTCACACCGTCCACCCGAGTGCGCTCGGCGATCTGCTGCTGACCGCCTCCGTCGGGCCCGATGGCCACGCCGTCTCCTCGCTGTCCCTGCCCGGTGGGCCCGGGGCGCCGGCCGGCCGTCCGGAGGACCGCGACGACCGGCCGTTCACCGAGGCGCACCGGCAGCTGGAGGCGTACTTCGCGGGCCGCCCGACCCGCTTCGAACTGCCGCTCTCCGCGCCGGGCAGCGCCTTCCAGCAGAGGGTGTGGCAGGCCCTGGACGAAATCCCGTACGGCACCACGACCACGTACGGCGAGCTGGCGGCCCGGCTCGGCGTACCCCGCTCCGAGATCCGCGCGGTCGGCCGGGCCCTCGGCGCGAATCCGCTCCTGCTGCTCCGCCCCTGCCATCGGGTGATCGGCGCGGACGGCTCGATGCGCGGGTACGCCGGCGGGGTCGGGAACAAGGTGTGGCTGCTCACCCACGAGGGTGCCCTGCAGCCGGCCCTGCTGTGAATTCCGGAGGAGGAATGACGATGACTGTCACCCTGGCCGAGGCCCGCCGCCGGGCCGCCCGCACGGACTGGCCCGCGCTCTCGGCCGGGCTGGACGAGCTCGGCAGCGCCCCCACCGGCCCGCTGCTCACCGCCGCCGAGTGCGCCGACCTGGCCGCTCTCTACGAGAAGCCGGAACTGTTCCGGACCACGGTCGACCTGGCCCGGCACCGGTTCGGATCCGGCGAGTACCGCTACTTCACCCATGACCTGCCCGCTCCCGTGGCCGCGCTGCGCGCCGCGCTCTACCCTCGGCTGCTGCCGGTCGCCCGGGACTGGGCGGCCCGCCTGGGCCGGGCGGCCCCCTGGCCCGACTCGCTCGGCGACTGGCTGGAGCGCTGCCACGCCGCCGGCCAGGACCGGTCGGCGCAGATCCTGCTCAGCTACGGGCCGGGCGACTGGAACGCCCTGCACCGCGACGTCTTCGGCGAACTCCTCTTCCCGCTCCAGGTGGTGATCGCCCTGGACGAGTACGGCACCGATTACACCGGTGGCGAGTTCCTGATGGTGGAACAGCGGCCGCGCGCCCAGTCACGGGGTACGGCGACCGTCCTGCGGCAGGGGCACGGCCTGGTGTTCACCACCCGGGACCACCCCGTGCGCACGCGCCGCGGCTGGTCGGCCGGGGCGATGCGGCACGGGGTGAGCACCGTGCGGTCCGGGCGGCGGCGCACGCTGGGGCTGGTGTTCCACGACGCCGCCTGACCGGAGGCGCGCGGACGGGCAGCCGCCGGGGCGGCCTCCCGTCCACCCGGGCGGCCCGGTCAGGCGTCGAGCCGGCTGATGCGCACGGCGCCCCGGTCCTCACCCGGGTGGGCGCTCGTGAGGGTCAGCCGCAGCCGCGAGCCGCGCACCGCGTCGAAGCTGATCACGCTCGGGGCGTCCGACACCGTGGCCCACTCCACCTCGGCGCCGGTGACCGGCACGTACGTGTGCCCGTTCCACACGGCCACCTCCGCCTTCGCGGGAAGCGTGTGCGTGGCGTCGACGGTGAAGGAGACCGCCACCCGGTCCACGGTCCGGTTCCGTCCGAAGTCGACCGACACCCAGTCCTTCGCGCGGGCACCGGAGAAGGCGGGCAGCAGTGCGGTGGCCGGCTTGGCGAAGGCGTTGGACCAGCCGGTGGCCGGGTCGCCGTCGAGCATGGCGGCGGGCAGGGTGTCCGGGCGGCCCGAGTACCCGGCGTCCGCGTACGGGTGGACGCGAGGGGCCGGGTGGTCGGGCGGGAACTCGGGGGCGGTGGTGCGGACCGCGTCGCGGACCGGGGTGGTGCGCACGGCCGTCCTGCCCGTGCGCAGTCCGTCCACGCGCGCCCCGACCTCGAGCGTTCCCGGCTCGCCGCCGGAGCGGACGATCGCGACGGCCTTGCCGTGGAAGGCGGTCCGGGTGCTCGCCTGGTAGCGCTCGGCGCTCTCCTGGCGGCCGTTGTCGACCCCGGCGAGGGAACCGCCCCTGACGTCGAAGGTGATGAGGTGCTCGGCACCGGGCACGACCACGCCGTGCGCGTCGACGATCTCGGCGGTCACGAAGAGCAGCGACCGGCCGTCGGCGGGGACGGATTCGCGGTCGGCGGTCAGGCGGACGGCGTGCGGGACACCGGCGGTGCGCAGCACGTCGGTGGCGACCACCTTGCCGTTTCGGCGGGCGACCGCCTTCAGCTCACCCGGCCGGTACGGCACCTGCCACGCCAGGTGCAGCTTGCCCGCACTGCCGTTGGGGCTCGTGTAACTGCCCGGGTGGGGGCCGTCGGTGAAGGTCTTGTCGTCGCCGGTGGCTTCGGTGGTCTCCAGGTAGCTGCGTCCGTCGGTGGTCCTCTTGACGTCGAACTCCCGTGTTCCCAGGGACTTTCCGTTGAGGAACAGCTCGACGGAGGGCACGTTGGCGTAGGCCCACACCTCGACGGTGTCGCCCTCTTCGTGGTTCCAGCTCATGGGCAGCAGGTGGACCATGGGCTCGGCCGTCCACTGGCTCCTGAAGAGGTGGTACATGTCCTTCGGGAAGCCGGCCGTGTCGACCGCGCCGAAGAAGGACGCCTTGACCGGGAAGACGTCGTACGGGGTGGGTTCGCCGATGTAGTCGATGCCGGACCACAGGAACTGCCCGGCGAACCACTTCCGGTCCCGGTCCTTCTTGTGCCCGTACTCGCCGCTCATCGTCCAGGAGGCGAGGTTGTTGTCGTAGGAGGAGGTGGCCCGGCCGCCCGGCGTGTGGTTCTCGCCGGTGTTCAGGTGTTCCGGCTCCTGGTAGGCGCCCCGGGTCGAGGTCTCCGAGGAGGACTCGGACTCGAAGAGGAACAGGCGCGGGTAGGCCGCGTGCAGGGCGTCCACCGACTTGGCGGTGTTGTAGTTGAGGCCCAGTCCGTCGATCTTGGCGAGCATCAGGTCGGCCGCGGAGCCCTTGGCGGGCAGACGCCGGTATTTGTCGGAGCCGATGACGAGCGGGCGGGTGCCGTCGGCGGCCCGGATCGCGCCGATGATCCGGTCGGCCATGGCGAGGCCGGCCGTGGACGTGGAGTCGGGGATCTCGTTGCCGATGGACCACAGCACCACCGCGGGCGAGTTGCGGGCGGCGAGGACCATCTCGGTGGCGTCCTTCTCGCACCACTCGTCGAAGAACCGCCCGTAGTCGTACCGCGTCTTGCCGGTCCGCCAGCAGTCGAAGGCCTCGACCATCATCACGATGCCCAGTTCCTCGCAGACCCGGATCATCTCCGGCGAGGGCGGGTTGTGCGAGGTGCGCAGGGCGTTGACGCCCATCGACTTCATGATGCGCATCTGCCGGCGGACGGCGTCGACGCTGATCGCGGCGCCGAGGGCGCCCTGGTCGTGGTGGAGGTCGACGCCCTTGATCTTGGCGGGGGCGCCGTTCAGCGAGAAGCCCTCGTCCGGGTCGAAGCGGTGGCCGCGGATGCCGAAGGGTGTGGTGTACGTGTCGGTGGTGCGGCCCCCGACGCGGACCTCGGTGTGCAGGGTGTAGCGGTGCTCCGGCGTGGCGAAGTCCCACAGGAGGGGCTTCGGGACGGTCAGCTCGTGGGTCTCCTCGGCCTGGTCGGAGACGGTCAAGGTGCCGGCCGTACGGGCGGCGGTGCGGCCGTCGGGGCCGGTGATCCGGGACAGCACCCGGACGTCGGCGGCGGTGCCGGTCTCGTTGCGCACGGTGGTGCGCACCCGGACCAGCGCGCGGTCGGCGGAGATCTCCGGGGTGGTGACGTACGTGCCCCAGCGGGCCACGTGCACCGGCTCGGTGATCACCAGGCGGGCCTCGCGGTAGATGCCGCTGCCGGAGTACCAGCGGCTGCTCGGGAGTTGGTTCCGGACCTTGACGGCGAGCACGTCGGGGGTGGTTCCGTCGGTGTGGACGAGGTCGGTCAGGTCCAGGGCGAAACCGGTGTAGCCGTAGGGGTGGCCGCCCGCCTCGATGCCGTTGCAGTAGACGGTGGAGTCCATGTAGACGCCGTCGAACTCGACCGAGATCCGCTTGCCGGCGTACTCGGGCGGGAGGGTGAAGGCGAGCCGGTACCAGCCGAGGCCGCCCGGCAGGAAGCCGGTGCCGCTGGTGGTGCCGTGCTCGGTCGTGGGGGTCTGTTCGATCGACCAGTCGTGGGGGACGGCGACCTCGCGCCAGTCCGAGTCGTCGTGGGCGGGGTCGGCGGCGTCGGCGAAGGCGCCGGTCGGGTCGGTGATGCCACCCGGGTCGACCAGTGCGAAGCGCCAGCCGTCACGCAGGGGCACCGTGTGACGGCCACCGGCACCGTTCCCGGCGGCGACGGCGGGCGGAGCCGCGGGAATGCCCGGGAGCGCTCCGGCCGCGGGTGTCGCGGTGGCCGCGACCAGTACCGATCTGCGTGTGACCGTCATGACGGCTCTCCCTCACCAAGTCCCAGAAGTACTCACAACTGATCGTGAACAAACAGATTCTGACGTCGCGCCACACACGATCGTCAAGGGTCCGAACACGGGCGAGCGCCTTCGACGAAAGATCGGCCGAAATCGCCCCTTGACCTTGTTCGACCCATCGACCGGAGAGCCGGGAGTCGCGGTCCGCGAGCGGGCGGGAAGCACTAGGCTGGAACACAAGTGGTGCCACCTGTTCACTGTGAGTGTGCGCTTGGGAGCGGCGACGATGAGCCGGGTCTATCCGTTCGACGAGGCGGCGACGGCCCGGGCTGTCATCGATGAGGACGGAACGCTGCTGGAGTGGAACGAGGGCGCGCGGCGCCTGCTCGGCCACCCGGCGGACGCCGTCGTGGGCCGTCCCGCCGCGGAGCTGCTGGTCGACGACCGTCCCCCGGCCCTCCCCGGCGGCTTCCGCTGGGAGGGAACGGTCGGTTTGCGCCACCGGGACGGGCACACGGTCCCCGTGTGGCTGCTCGCCCACCGGCGGCCCGCGCACGACGACCACCGCGGCGGCTGGCTGGTGGTCACCCCGCTCACCGGCGACCGGCCGCCCGCCACGGACGATCCGCTCGCCGCGGCCGGCCTGATCCAGTCACCGTGCGCGCTCGCCGTGTACGACGACGAGCTGCGGCTGCGCCGGATGAACGCCGCGATGGCCTCCGTCATGGATCTGCCCGAGGAACGGGTCCGCGGCCTGCGGCTCGCGGAGATCGGGGGCAAGCCGCAGAGCGAGGAACTGGAACTGGGCATGCTCCGGGTGCTGACCTCGGGCCGGCCGCTGGACATGCAGGCCTTTCTGCGCACCGGCGGCGGGGACAGCGCGCACGCCTGGCTCGCCCGGATGGCACCGGTCCTGGACGCGGAGGGCCGGGTACGGGGCGTCTCCCTCGCGGCGCACGACGTCACCGACAACTACCGGGCCCGCCGGCGGCTGCAACTGGTCAACGA of the Streptomyces sp. 1222.5 genome contains:
- a CDS encoding methylated-DNA--[protein]-cysteine S-methyltransferase → MHTRTVHTVHPSALGDLLLTASVGPDGHAVSSLSLPGGPGAPAGRPEDRDDRPFTEAHRQLEAYFAGRPTRFELPLSAPGSAFQQRVWQALDEIPYGTTTTYGELAARLGVPRSEIRAVGRALGANPLLLLRPCHRVIGADGSMRGYAGGVGNKVWLLTHEGALQPALL
- a CDS encoding 2OG-Fe(II) oxygenase, with the protein product MTVTLAEARRRAARTDWPALSAGLDELGSAPTGPLLTAAECADLAALYEKPELFRTTVDLARHRFGSGEYRYFTHDLPAPVAALRAALYPRLLPVARDWAARLGRAAPWPDSLGDWLERCHAAGQDRSAQILLSYGPGDWNALHRDVFGELLFPLQVVIALDEYGTDYTGGEFLMVEQRPRAQSRGTATVLRQGHGLVFTTRDHPVRTRRGWSAGAMRHGVSTVRSGRRRTLGLVFHDAA
- a CDS encoding toxin Doc, which gives rise to MPSVLHIDVPWLLQRHEEVLPDQPAVDDFSALVAAVARHRVDPPRLGVDSDAAWRAAALLHTLAVLKPLPAANARFACSTAAAYMFVSGAGIDPPYGALVDLARDLISGKTDVYGAADRLRSWQI
- a CDS encoding glycoside hydrolase family 2 TIM barrel-domain containing protein → MTVTRRSVLVAATATPAAGALPGIPAAPPAVAAGNGAGGRHTVPLRDGWRFALVDPGGITDPTGAFADAADPAHDDSDWREVAVPHDWSIEQTPTTEHGTTSGTGFLPGGLGWYRLAFTLPPEYAGKRISVEFDGVYMDSTVYCNGIEAGGHPYGYTGFALDLTDLVHTDGTTPDVLAVKVRNQLPSSRWYSGSGIYREARLVITEPVHVARWGTYVTTPEISADRALVRVRTTVRNETGTAADVRVLSRITGPDGRTAARTAGTLTVSDQAEETHELTVPKPLLWDFATPEHRYTLHTEVRVGGRTTDTYTTPFGIRGHRFDPDEGFSLNGAPAKIKGVDLHHDQGALGAAISVDAVRRQMRIMKSMGVNALRTSHNPPSPEMIRVCEELGIVMMVEAFDCWRTGKTRYDYGRFFDEWCEKDATEMVLAARNSPAVVLWSIGNEIPDSTSTAGLAMADRIIGAIRAADGTRPLVIGSDKYRRLPAKGSAADLMLAKIDGLGLNYNTAKSVDALHAAYPRLFLFESESSSETSTRGAYQEPEHLNTGENHTPGGRATSSYDNNLASWTMSGEYGHKKDRDRKWFAGQFLWSGIDYIGEPTPYDVFPVKASFFGAVDTAGFPKDMYHLFRSQWTAEPMVHLLPMSWNHEEGDTVEVWAYANVPSVELFLNGKSLGTREFDVKRTTDGRSYLETTEATGDDKTFTDGPHPGSYTSPNGSAGKLHLAWQVPYRPGELKAVARRNGKVVATDVLRTAGVPHAVRLTADRESVPADGRSLLFVTAEIVDAHGVVVPGAEHLITFDVRGGSLAGVDNGRQESAERYQASTRTAFHGKAVAIVRSGGEPGTLEVGARVDGLRTGRTAVRTTPVRDAVRTTAPEFPPDHPAPRVHPYADAGYSGRPDTLPAAMLDGDPATGWSNAFAKPATALLPAFSGARAKDWVSVDFGRNRTVDRVAVSFTVDATHTLPAKAEVAVWNGHTYVPVTGAEVEWATVSDAPSVISFDAVRGSRLRLTLTSAHPGEDRGAVRISRLDA